A window of the Ruminococcaceae bacterium KH2T8 genome harbors these coding sequences:
- a CDS encoding Glyoxylase, beta-lactamase superfamily II — protein MELKRLSEHIWYMPYEEERDRPNLCYIKGDKRSLAVDAGHSEAHIREFYDLIAKEGLPLPSLTVLTHWHWDHTFAMHAVNGITLANKRKNEHLLECMKKIENNGPDEFLNMYDSIRKEYEGGREVIVVPADIVFEGDMTINLGGCTVKLIQTKAPHTDDSTLVYVCEDKTLFVGDATCAQFPNGVKDKALANELADKIRSTGAVTCVEGHWQPVEVEDTLGDLLL, from the coding sequence ATGGAACTTAAAAGATTATCCGAACATATATGGTATATGCCTTACGAGGAGGAGCGTGATCGCCCGAACCTTTGTTATATCAAAGGCGATAAGAGGAGTCTTGCTGTTGACGCGGGGCATTCGGAGGCTCATATAAGAGAGTTTTACGATCTTATCGCTAAGGAAGGGTTGCCGCTTCCATCTCTTACTGTGCTTACACACTGGCACTGGGACCATACTTTCGCGATGCATGCCGTAAACGGTATTACACTGGCTAACAAGAGGAAGAACGAGCATCTTCTGGAATGCATGAAGAAGATAGAGAATAACGGTCCTGATGAGTTCCTTAATATGTATGACAGCATCAGGAAGGAATATGAGGGCGGCAGGGAAGTTATCGTAGTACCTGCGGATATCGTGTTCGAAGGTGATATGACTATCAACCTGGGAGGCTGTACTGTAAAGCTCATTCAGACTAAGGCTCCCCATACTGACGATTCAACACTTGTCTATGTGTGTGAAGATAAGACGCTCTTTGTAGGTGATGCTACCTGCGCGCAGTTCCCTAACGGAGTTAAGGATAAGGCTTTGGCCAATGAACTGGCCGACAAGATACGATCGACAGGAGCGGTCACTTGCGTAGAGGGACATTGGCAACCTGTTGAAGTTGAAGATACATTGGGGGATCTCCTGTTATGA
- a CDS encoding adenosine deaminase — protein sequence MKNLFFEGLIENDTEKLLKVPKSDIHVHSTKGCRREWLGEQLNVDLPGPPEKFDGLLGMQEWFTSTLKPYCSGPEGIIIRWEGSFAEAGRNNIARLAMNFGVTEIDLVGGMETFVPMIEGFHKKHCPDTVFEPEITYISACDIQMETERMDEYLSSGYFRSIDVCGGEDIKPVEDFIPLYRKAEEYHLIKRMHVGESGTAEDVRRAVELLNLDEVHHGIAAATSTEVMRFLANNKIQLNVCPSSNVMLGYAKSYKEYPIRTLYENDVKVTINTDDLLLFDSSIENEYLRLYRAGALGLEELNDIRMQGLSSIEG from the coding sequence ATGAAAAATCTGTTTTTTGAAGGTCTGATCGAAAACGATACGGAAAAACTATTGAAAGTTCCCAAGAGTGATATTCATGTTCACTCAACCAAGGGCTGCAGAAGAGAGTGGCTGGGAGAACAGTTGAATGTCGATCTTCCCGGCCCGCCTGAGAAATTTGACGGCCTTTTGGGAATGCAGGAATGGTTTACTTCTACGCTGAAGCCGTACTGTTCAGGTCCTGAAGGTATTATTATCCGCTGGGAAGGTTCTTTCGCGGAAGCCGGCAGGAATAATATAGCAAGGCTTGCCATGAACTTCGGTGTTACTGAAATCGATCTTGTCGGGGGGATGGAGACTTTCGTTCCGATGATCGAGGGTTTCCATAAGAAGCACTGTCCGGATACAGTCTTCGAGCCTGAGATAACATATATATCTGCATGTGATATTCAGATGGAGACGGAGAGGATGGATGAGTACCTCTCGTCAGGATATTTCAGATCTATCGATGTCTGTGGAGGCGAAGATATCAAGCCTGTAGAAGACTTTATTCCGTTGTATCGAAAGGCTGAAGAGTACCATCTTATCAAGAGGATGCATGTAGGCGAGAGCGGAACCGCGGAAGATGTTAGGCGTGCGGTGGAACTTCTGAATCTGGATGAAGTTCATCATGGGATCGCTGCTGCAACCTCGACGGAAGTCATGAGATTTCTGGCCAATAATAAGATACAGCTCAATGTCTGCCCGAGCAGTAATGTCATGCTCGGATATGCGAAGAGCTATAAGGAATATCCGATCAGGACACTGTATGAAAACGACGTGAAAGTTACGATCAATACGGATGATCTCCTGCTGTTCGACAGTTCGATCGAGAATGAGTATCTGCGTCTCTATAGAGCAGGTGCTCTCGGGCTTGAAGAACTCAACGATATACGTATGCAGGGATTGAGTTCTATCGAGGGTTAA
- a CDS encoding Phosphotransferase enzyme family protein: MAITKNRQSDDTIRNMALRAFPDKQITGIKELTEGMCNVTYDIAFDDGSESILKIAAKDRTGNTSNEVNLMHAEINAMKLVSENCSFNVADVQYYDTSNTICDGNYFFMEKLKGDNFFLVREKMSDEAIAVIDNEIGKISRELSEVRDQKFGFLGEDKRYDSLFSFVKQMLENLILDAKRKDIDILYDEQTFMECLKNDKDSFEGVREASLVHWDMWEGNVFVKDGHVSGIIDWERALWGEPYMDDRFRMHNRGENFLKGFGQTSFSEDELKRMRWYDITLYLTMMIEVYYREFEDKGQYFWAREMLEKCMEERA; the protein is encoded by the coding sequence ATGGCTATTACCAAAAACAGACAATCGGATGATACGATCCGCAATATGGCTCTCAGGGCATTCCCGGATAAGCAGATAACAGGAATCAAAGAACTGACCGAAGGTATGTGCAATGTAACATACGATATTGCATTCGATGACGGCAGCGAAAGTATCTTAAAGATCGCGGCGAAGGACAGAACAGGAAATACTTCCAATGAAGTAAATCTGATGCATGCAGAGATAAATGCCATGAAGTTGGTATCCGAGAACTGTTCATTCAATGTAGCGGATGTTCAGTATTACGATACAAGTAACACTATTTGCGACGGGAATTATTTCTTCATGGAGAAGCTCAAGGGTGATAACTTCTTTTTGGTAAGGGAGAAGATGTCCGATGAAGCGATCGCGGTAATAGATAATGAGATAGGTAAGATCTCCCGTGAATTATCCGAAGTCAGAGATCAGAAATTCGGTTTTCTGGGTGAAGATAAGAGATATGACTCGCTCTTTAGCTTCGTAAAGCAAATGTTGGAAAATCTGATCTTGGATGCAAAGCGAAAGGATATAGATATCCTGTATGACGAACAGACTTTCATGGAGTGCCTGAAGAATGACAAGGATTCTTTTGAAGGGGTACGTGAAGCATCCCTTGTTCACTGGGATATGTGGGAAGGGAATGTATTCGTAAAAGACGGACATGTATCCGGGATCATCGACTGGGAAAGAGCACTATGGGGCGAGCCCTATATGGATGACCGCTTCAGGATGCATAACAGAGGAGAAAACTTCCTCAAGGGATTTGGTCAAACATCCTTCTCGGAAGATGAATTGAAGAGGATGCGCTGGTATGACATTACCCTGTATCTTACGATGATGATAGAGGTATACTATAGAGAATTTGAAGATAAGGGACAGTATTTCTGGGCACGGGAGATGCTCGAGAAGTGTATGGAGGAAAGGGCTTGA
- a CDS encoding Ala-tRNA(Pro) deacylase — MELISGRPQDCSGRLDREIRTYDLLDSLGISYQRTDHEATDTMEECNKIDAVLGVVICKNLFLCNKQATKFYLLMMPGDKVFKTKEVSHQIGSSRLSFASPEDMVKHLGLEPGSVSIMGLMNDLDDSVQLLIDEDVLKDEYLGCHPCVNTSSLKIRTLDIIEKFLPAVKHEYTTVRLTGDV, encoded by the coding sequence ATGGAACTGATAAGCGGCCGACCTCAAGATTGCAGCGGGAGACTTGATAGGGAGATCAGGACTTATGATCTTCTCGATAGTCTTGGTATCTCCTATCAGAGGACTGACCACGAAGCCACTGATACCATGGAAGAGTGTAACAAGATAGATGCCGTACTTGGTGTTGTTATCTGTAAGAATCTCTTCCTGTGCAATAAGCAGGCTACGAAGTTCTACCTTCTAATGATGCCCGGTGATAAGGTCTTTAAGACAAAAGAGGTCTCTCATCAGATCGGCTCTTCGCGATTGTCTTTCGCTTCTCCTGAAGACATGGTAAAGCACCTGGGGCTAGAGCCCGGCTCAGTGAGCATCATGGGGCTCATGAATGATCTTGATGATTCAGTTCAGCTCCTGATCGATGAAGATGTCTTAAAAGATGAGTATCTCGGATGCCATCCGTGTGTAAATACTTCAAGCCTGAAGATCAGGACTTTGGACATTATCGAGAAGTTTCTTCCTGCAGTTAAGCACGAATATACCACTGTCAGATTAACGGGAGATGTATAA
- a CDS encoding Protein-S-isoprenylcysteine O-methyltransferase Ste14 codes for MDHNKKEHLPLYGIGPILCWPMAMLTAVGIVLSNKKIIPGILSNEPISIIMTIIGILLIIEGIVLFFAADLNGNLQDNIKENKLKTNGSYNFVRNPCYCLFLLGCTGAILISHNLLLLVLPLIFYIVMTIVLKNTEEKWLSELYGDEYRDYCRRVNRCIPWFSKK; via the coding sequence ATGGATCACAATAAGAAAGAACACCTTCCGTTATACGGGATCGGACCGATACTCTGCTGGCCGATGGCAATGCTGACCGCGGTCGGTATCGTACTATCAAATAAGAAGATCATCCCGGGCATACTCTCGAATGAGCCCATCTCGATCATAATGACCATAATTGGGATCCTCCTAATTATCGAAGGTATTGTGCTGTTCTTCGCTGCTGATCTTAACGGTAATCTCCAGGACAACATCAAGGAGAACAAGTTAAAGACCAACGGTTCATATAACTTTGTAAGAAATCCCTGCTACTGCCTATTCCTCCTTGGATGTACAGGCGCCATCCTGATATCTCATAACTTATTACTGTTAGTGCTTCCGCTGATATTCTATATCGTTATGACCATAGTTCTTAAGAACACCGAAGAAAAATGGCTCAGTGAGCTCTACGGTGACGAGTACAGAGACTACTGCAGAAGAGTAAACAGGTGTATTCCCTGGTTTTCCAAGAAATAG
- a CDS encoding NAD(P)H dehydrogenase (quinone), with amino-acid sequence MKVFIVYCHPSENSFTSNMRDAFIKRIVDSGNEYILSDLYKMNFDPIMTEQEYLRDAFYNNSSDVAEDVRAEQEKINSADAIAFIYPVFWTEAPAMMVGWFDRVWSYGFAYGDKTMKELDKAMVLCSAGNPMERLEQFGLLDSMKKVMFGDRLFGRAKETEFVVFDNTSRENELREKNWDSNLEKAYENGLHFFDR; translated from the coding sequence ATGAAGGTTTTTATCGTTTATTGTCATCCGTCAGAGAATTCTTTCACGAGTAATATGCGTGATGCGTTTATAAAGAGAATAGTAGATTCCGGGAATGAGTATATCCTGTCGGATCTATACAAGATGAACTTTGATCCGATCATGACCGAGCAGGAATATCTAAGAGATGCTTTCTATAACAACTCCTCGGATGTTGCAGAAGACGTACGTGCGGAGCAGGAGAAGATCAATTCGGCAGACGCGATAGCATTTATCTATCCCGTATTCTGGACTGAAGCTCCGGCGATGATGGTAGGATGGTTCGACAGAGTATGGTCTTACGGGTTTGCCTACGGAGATAAGACCATGAAGGAACTTGATAAGGCGATGGTTCTCTGTTCCGCAGGAAATCCCATGGAGCGACTTGAGCAGTTCGGACTCTTGGACAGCATGAAGAAGGTCATGTTCGGTGACAGGCTCTTCGGTCGCGCCAAGGAGACTGAATTTGTAGTGTTTGACAATACTTCCAGGGAGAATGAGCTTCGTGAGAAGAATTGGGACAGTAACCTTGAGAAAGCTTATGAGAATGGCCTTCATTTCTTTGATAGATAA
- a CDS encoding Glyoxalase/Bleomycin resistance protein/Dioxygenase superfamily protein: MRLDGFGLLVEDMPSMIRFYRDVLGFEIKEAEDTSNVYLVKDGTLFLLYGRKDFETMTSRKYEYIKGLNGHFELALYVDTFAQVDAEYERVISLGATPVLEPTTEPWGQRTCYIADPEGNLIEIGSWDKPYEEKDK, encoded by the coding sequence ATGAGATTAGACGGCTTTGGATTATTAGTTGAAGATATGCCTTCGATGATCCGTTTTTATAGAGACGTTCTCGGATTTGAGATCAAAGAGGCAGAAGATACATCGAATGTGTATCTTGTTAAGGACGGCACGCTATTTCTTTTATACGGCAGAAAAGACTTTGAGACTATGACGAGTCGAAAGTACGAGTATATTAAGGGGCTGAACGGACATTTTGAACTTGCACTTTATGTGGATACTTTCGCTCAAGTCGATGCTGAATATGAGCGTGTGATAAGTCTGGGTGCAACACCTGTCCTGGAGCCTACTACAGAGCCATGGGGACAGAGAACGTGCTATATTGCCGATCCTGAAGGAAATCTTATCGAGATAGGTTCATGGGATAAGCCTTATGAGGAGAAGGATAAGTAA
- a CDS encoding Acetyltransferase (GNAT) family protein, whose amino-acid sequence MSELRLEQLTHENLPEALKIDRDDIPVEWVDDASAIMGFTDYGAENHLIGHTYLARQGERGVGLIMIGEAIPWDTDPEEMKVKPFYRVMGFTVDKDYRNKGIGGKILESAIEQVYEEFGRRSIALGVHKENTRVRSFYERHGFKSTGIFEGNDEYFLRLID is encoded by the coding sequence ATGAGTGAACTAAGATTAGAACAATTAACACATGAAAATCTTCCTGAGGCATTGAAGATAGACCGTGATGATATTCCTGTTGAATGGGTCGATGATGCATCCGCCATCATGGGCTTTACCGATTATGGAGCAGAGAATCATCTGATCGGTCATACGTATCTTGCGCGTCAGGGAGAAAGAGGCGTCGGTCTCATTATGATCGGCGAAGCAATCCCGTGGGATACTGATCCCGAGGAGATGAAGGTAAAGCCCTTTTATCGTGTGATGGGTTTTACGGTAGATAAAGACTATCGAAACAAGGGCATCGGCGGAAAGATCTTAGAAAGTGCCATTGAGCAGGTTTATGAGGAATTTGGCAGACGCTCTATCGCGCTTGGTGTTCATAAGGAAAATACCCGTGTCAGGAGCTTTTATGAGAGGCACGGATTTAAGAGTACCGGAATATTCGAAGGAAACGACGAGTATTTCCTGAGACTTATAGATTGA
- a CDS encoding zinc-ribbon domain-containing protein encodes MYCRSCGSKLEDGKAFCGNCGTPVQPESAAKAPSETPAPADDAKKNRIGNRFCIISMLLLFIPSVIVIPLTFIRMMDYTITDPVILVMIVPYFLMVISSYALMIIARVKYPTKLSKVMMIVYCVLFALAVLIGAILLIFVVLADCGGQCVDCVHHF; translated from the coding sequence ATGTATTGCAGATCTTGCGGTTCGAAGTTAGAAGACGGTAAAGCGTTTTGCGGCAATTGCGGTACGCCTGTTCAGCCGGAATCGGCTGCGAAGGCTCCTTCCGAAACTCCCGCTCCGGCAGATGATGCTAAGAAGAATAGGATCGGAAACAGGTTTTGTATCATCTCGATGCTGCTTCTGTTTATTCCTTCGGTCATAGTCATACCTTTGACTTTCATTCGTATGATGGATTACACCATAACTGATCCTGTGATCTTAGTTATGATCGTCCCGTATTTCCTTATGGTCATTTCATCTTATGCATTGATGATAATCGCCAGGGTTAAATACCCTACGAAACTTTCCAAGGTTATGATGATAGTATATTGTGTTTTATTCGCACTGGCCGTGCTGATAGGTGCTATATTACTGATATTTGTGGTACTGGCTGATTGCGGAGGGCAATGTGTAGATTGTGTCCACCATTTCTAA
- a CDS encoding chloramphenicol O-acetyltransferase type A, translating to MNYKVVDKEKYYRKGVYRHFTEDCKCSTSMTARIDVTDLVSRSKETGTKFYINFLYILTKVLNSREDYRMGYLWQTDELICYDVINPTQYVFHEDTETCTPVYTNYDEDYKKFYAGAIKDVEEAKATREYLLNMADHPNWFDASYISWLSYDSLNIELPDGYLYFLPIVNWGRYREENGRLLMPISIRMNHAIADGYLIANVYRLLEQEMASFVKEH from the coding sequence ATGAATTACAAAGTTGTTGATAAGGAAAAGTATTACCGAAAGGGTGTATACAGGCACTTTACAGAGGATTGCAAGTGCTCGACATCCATGACGGCCAGAATAGATGTTACGGATCTCGTGTCACGTTCCAAGGAGACAGGCACAAAGTTCTATATCAACTTTCTCTATATCCTGACCAAGGTCCTTAATTCTCGTGAGGATTACAGGATGGGGTATCTCTGGCAGACTGACGAGCTGATCTGTTATGACGTGATCAATCCTACTCAATATGTCTTTCATGAAGATACCGAGACCTGTACTCCTGTGTATACCAATTACGATGAAGACTACAAGAAGTTTTATGCAGGCGCGATCAAGGACGTAGAAGAAGCTAAGGCTACGAGGGAGTATTTGCTCAATATGGCTGATCATCCAAACTGGTTTGATGCTTCGTATATATCATGGCTTTCGTATGATTCGCTCAACATCGAACTGCCTGACGGTTATCTCTATTTTCTTCCGATAGTCAACTGGGGCAGATACCGCGAAGAGAACGGCAGGCTCCTGATGCCAATAAGCATTCGAATGAACCATGCGATCGCGGACGGGTATCTGATAGCAAATGTATATCGCCTCCTCGAGCAGGAGATGGCATCTTTTGTTAAGGAACATTGA
- a CDS encoding 2-dehydropantoate 2-reductase: MKIGILGLGVIGTTYAYAFQKAGHETYHIVREQKRGSVPNKISVHLLDGRYNSKGEEKDDEYKVCLANKGDEFDFILISVASGKLTDALQTIRNDGLKGSIILFCNFWDERKDVDQLLEGFEYVTAFPTAGGHMENGKLNCVLFDHIMLESEAKADISNYKDLISMLDSADIKQEIPHDMFEWIWIHMAINAGVTSTAAREGVIDDPNRLARELMGDAKALTIAVKSIRETMKTVEVRGVDLRLYKNELLPYKIPAGIAGVAMKKLFASNELTSRIMTLHNDVNDILYGCRCVYDEGKRHDLDLPLFYGNMDRVLAKIEG; the protein is encoded by the coding sequence ATGAAGATAGGTATACTCGGGTTGGGAGTAATAGGGACAACATATGCTTATGCCTTTCAAAAAGCGGGGCATGAGACTTACCATATCGTGAGAGAGCAGAAAAGAGGATCGGTCCCGAATAAGATCTCCGTTCATCTTCTTGACGGGCGTTATAACTCCAAGGGTGAAGAGAAGGATGATGAATACAAAGTCTGTCTTGCGAATAAAGGTGATGAATTTGATTTTATCCTGATAAGCGTAGCAAGCGGAAAGCTCACGGATGCGCTGCAGACAATCAGAAATGACGGCCTAAAAGGTTCGATCATTCTCTTTTGTAACTTCTGGGATGAAAGAAAGGATGTAGATCAGCTCCTCGAAGGGTTCGAGTACGTAACCGCATTCCCGACTGCCGGAGGACATATGGAGAATGGTAAGCTCAACTGTGTGCTGTTCGATCACATAATGCTCGAAAGCGAAGCGAAAGCCGATATCTCGAACTATAAAGACCTCATATCGATGCTTGACTCCGCAGATATAAAGCAGGAGATCCCTCATGATATGTTCGAATGGATATGGATTCATATGGCAATAAATGCAGGTGTTACGTCTACTGCTGCCAGAGAAGGTGTAATAGATGATCCTAACCGTCTTGCACGCGAGTTGATGGGGGATGCCAAGGCACTTACTATCGCTGTTAAGAGTATCAGGGAGACTATGAAGACAGTCGAGGTAAGAGGTGTAGATCTTCGTCTTTACAAGAATGAGCTCCTGCCATATAAGATCCCTGCAGGTATTGCGGGTGTAGCAATGAAAAAGCTCTTTGCGAGCAACGAACTGACCTCCAGGATAATGACTCTTCATAATGACGTAAACGATATCCTGTACGGTTGCAGATGCGTTTATGACGAAGGAAAGCGACATGATCTTGATCTCCCTCTCTTTTACGGAAATATGGATCGTGTCCTTGCAAAGATAGAGGGTTGA
- a CDS encoding Predicted DNA-binding protein, MmcQ/YjbR family: MRERIDRYINEQYGVEAEFPWDRDDTSAVYRHRDNKKWFALIMNVRRDKLGLSGDGYVAAMNLKIDDINIHEMLITEDGIFPAYHMNKRNWITVILDGTVPEEQVLSLLDMSFSATSNKNRRRAIREPKEWIIPANPKFYDVEGAFEKEDIITWKQGAGIMVGDTVYMYVAAPVSAILYKCRVLETDIPYDYTDKNLTITALMKIELLKRYERDEFTFATLGDEYGIYAIRGPRGIPHSLSVALNR, from the coding sequence ATGCGTGAAAGAATAGATCGATACATAAATGAGCAGTATGGCGTAGAGGCCGAGTTCCCGTGGGATCGTGATGACACAAGTGCAGTATACCGTCACAGGGATAATAAGAAGTGGTTTGCGCTCATAATGAACGTAAGGCGCGATAAGCTCGGACTTTCAGGTGACGGCTATGTGGCTGCGATGAACCTTAAGATCGATGATATCAATATCCATGAGATGCTCATTACGGAAGACGGAATCTTTCCCGCATATCACATGAATAAGAGAAACTGGATCACGGTAATACTTGACGGTACGGTTCCAGAGGAGCAGGTCCTTTCACTTCTTGATATGAGCTTTTCGGCTACTTCGAATAAGAACAGGAGACGTGCAATCCGCGAGCCAAAGGAGTGGATCATTCCGGCTAATCCGAAGTTCTACGATGTGGAAGGTGCTTTCGAGAAGGAAGATATCATCACATGGAAGCAGGGTGCAGGCATCATGGTAGGTGATACGGTCTATATGTATGTTGCAGCTCCCGTATCTGCGATCCTTTATAAGTGCCGCGTCCTGGAGACGGATATTCCGTACGATTATACTGACAAGAACCTTACGATAACGGCACTTATGAAGATCGAGCTCCTGAAGCGTTACGAACGTGATGAGTTTACCTTCGCGACGCTTGGCGATGAATACGGTATCTATGCGATAAGAGGCCCGAGGGGAATCCCGCATTCTCTGAGCGTGGCTCTGAACAGGTGA
- a CDS encoding long-chain acyl-CoA synthetase, with translation MEQPKYYDTVKELITATSSAYKDDVAFRVKIKSGKDPQYKDYTYADFIENVNAMGANLYDSGFKGGRIAIIGRNQYYWVVTHLACLFGGIVSVPIDKELPLGEMEDSLIRAGVDAVVFDVKNKEQIEQIKANGKTKIREFICMNEKSDEYRCVEDMVNAGRELPEEIRKEFSDYKPSGESMAILLFTSGTTSKSKAVMLSNKGLACNVADLLVFEVFDEHSTNIAFLPFHHILGSTGMLFALADGMRTVFSDGIRYIKQNLTEYGVTFFLGVPALIDKMYETVEKGIEKQGKTKTVERAKKLANFLLKFGIDIRRKLFKEIIAQMGGQLKYIISGGAPLSAAVAQGFTDLGIEIYQGYGLTETSPVLAAENKGHIRAGSIGRPLPSVQVEFRDKDEDGMGELCAKAPNVMIGYYENDELTSEVLEDGWFHTGDLGYMDKDGYIFLTGRKKDMIVLKNGKKAFPEEIEILLNKIPEIQDSFVFGEPIDGDWTDLRIAVQVQYSAKEIAAEHGELTEVQIRDLIWDKVKDVNQTIPHYKRVTDLYLTEEPFIKTTSLKIKRKEQIKKVLDV, from the coding sequence ATGGAACAGCCCAAATACTACGATACCGTCAAGGAACTTATCACTGCTACTTCGTCTGCTTATAAAGATGACGTTGCTTTCAGAGTAAAGATAAAGTCAGGTAAAGATCCTCAGTATAAAGACTATACATATGCCGACTTTATTGAGAATGTTAACGCAATGGGCGCTAATCTCTATGACAGCGGCTTTAAGGGCGGCAGGATAGCTATCATCGGACGTAATCAGTATTACTGGGTAGTGACGCATCTGGCGTGTCTCTTCGGAGGTATCGTATCAGTTCCGATAGATAAGGAACTGCCTTTGGGTGAGATGGAAGATTCCCTTATCCGCGCAGGCGTCGATGCTGTTGTATTCGATGTCAAGAATAAGGAGCAGATCGAGCAGATAAAGGCAAACGGTAAGACAAAGATCCGTGAGTTCATCTGCATGAATGAAAAGTCCGATGAGTATCGATGCGTAGAGGATATGGTAAACGCAGGACGTGAGCTTCCCGAAGAGATCCGTAAGGAATTTTCAGACTATAAGCCTTCGGGTGAATCCATGGCTATACTTCTCTTTACATCAGGTACCACATCCAAGTCCAAGGCGGTAATGCTCTCCAATAAGGGTCTTGCCTGTAATGTAGCGGACCTTCTGGTATTTGAGGTGTTCGATGAGCACTCTACAAATATCGCATTCCTGCCTTTCCACCATATCCTGGGATCTACCGGAATGCTCTTTGCTCTTGCTGACGGTATGCGTACCGTATTCTCCGACGGTATCCGCTACATCAAGCAAAATCTTACGGAATACGGTGTTACATTCTTCCTCGGCGTTCCCGCGCTTATAGACAAGATGTATGAGACGGTAGAGAAGGGCATCGAGAAGCAGGGAAAGACCAAGACGGTGGAGCGTGCCAAGAAGCTCGCGAACTTCCTTCTTAAGTTCGGTATCGATATAAGGCGTAAGCTCTTCAAGGAGATAATCGCCCAGATGGGCGGACAGCTCAAATATATTATCTCAGGCGGTGCGCCGTTATCCGCAGCCGTTGCTCAAGGCTTCACGGACCTCGGTATCGAGATCTATCAGGGATACGGTCTTACCGAGACTTCTCCCGTATTGGCTGCCGAGAATAAGGGGCATATACGTGCAGGTTCCATAGGAAGACCTCTTCCTTCCGTACAGGTGGAGTTCAGGGATAAGGACGAGGACGGCATGGGCGAGCTCTGTGCCAAGGCTCCCAATGTCATGATCGGATACTATGAAAATGACGAGCTTACTTCTGAAGTCCTCGAGGACGGATGGTTCCACACAGGCGACCTCGGATATATGGATAAGGACGGATATATTTTCCTGACGGGAAGAAAGAAGGACATGATCGTCTTGAAGAACGGTAAGAAAGCTTTCCCCGAGGAGATCGAGATCCTTCTTAACAAGATCCCGGAGATACAGGATTCATTTGTATTCGGCGAGCCTATCGACGGTGACTGGACCGATCTTCGTATCGCGGTTCAGGTTCAGTATTCCGCTAAGGAGATCGCGGCTGAACACGGTGAGCTTACAGAAGTTCAGATACGTGACCTGATATGGGACAAGGTCAAGGATGTCAATCAGACCATACCGCACTACAAGAGAGTAACGGATCTTTATCTTACGGAAGAACCTTTCATAAAGACTACATCCCTTAAGATCAAGCGTAAGGAACAGATAAAGAAGGTTCTTGATGTCTGA